A single region of the Bacteroidia bacterium genome encodes:
- a CDS encoding TIR domain-containing protein: MSKSIFISCVFEDRHRIDSIKKWVRDNRLGDVAITHETEDKRQQGKEAVKRHIKSKIEDAAFVMVLVGQDTHNHEWIEVEVELSNSFHKEIICVRVPHTTGAVPSLLANKRLISFDPEAIKKLIS, encoded by the coding sequence ATGAGCAAATCAATTTTTATAAGTTGTGTATTTGAGGACAGACACAGAATTGACTCAATTAAAAAATGGGTTAGAGATAACCGCCTTGGCGATGTTGCCATAACTCACGAAACAGAAGACAAACGACAACAAGGAAAAGAAGCTGTGAAGCGACATATTAAAAGCAAAATTGAAGACGCTGCGTTTGTAATGGTTTTAGTTGGTCAAGATACACATAATCACGAATGGATAGAAGTAGAAGTTGAACTTTCAAACAGTTTTCACAAGGAAATAATTTGCGTTAGAGTTCCTCATACTACAGGAGCAGTTCCATCTTTGCTGGCAAACAAACGACTAATAAGTTTTGACCCAGAAGCAATTAAAAAGTTAATTTCATGA
- a CDS encoding TIR domain-containing protein gives MPRNVYFSFSYQDVIDFRANVVRNSGKFRKKGEEFRDLSIWEEAEEKKVKKIKALVEAELKGSSVNCVLIGSDTYSRRFVRYEIMKSFEANKGQVGVGINWIKDKYGNKKLWAGENPFDYLAVKISKDGKIIELFEKKDSLWVVYKDLLSIKNSFFNEQHFGKDFRLSEFYKRYSYDWDNGKVNFPKWIEEAAIKAGR, from the coding sequence ATGCCTCGAAACGTTTACTTTTCTTTCAGCTATCAAGACGTGATAGATTTTAGGGCAAATGTTGTTCGCAATAGTGGAAAGTTTCGCAAAAAAGGAGAGGAATTCCGTGACTTATCTATTTGGGAAGAAGCAGAGGAAAAGAAGGTAAAAAAAATCAAAGCCCTTGTAGAAGCAGAATTAAAAGGTTCAAGTGTAAATTGTGTGTTAATTGGTAGCGACACTTATTCAAGAAGATTTGTTAGATATGAAATAATGAAAAGTTTTGAAGCCAATAAAGGTCAAGTTGGGGTAGGTATCAACTGGATAAAAGACAAATACGGTAACAAGAAACTATGGGCAGGTGAAAATCCATTTGATTATCTTGCTGTAAAAATTAGCAAAGACGGAAAGATAATTGAGTTATTTGAAAAGAAAGACAGCCTGTGGGTTGTTTATAAAGATTTACTTTCAATCAAGAACTCTTTTTTTAACGAACAACATTTTGGTAAAGATTTTAGGCTTTCTGAATTTTATAAACGGTACAGTTACGATTGGGATAATGGCAAAGTTAATTTTCCAAAATGGATTGAAGAAGCTGCAATAAAGGCAGGACGCTAA
- a CDS encoding TIR domain-containing protein, with protein sequence MAKRIFTSFHYIPDNWRASQIRSMGKIEGSSVATTNKWEEVINAGNKAIQKWIDDNMNGKSCVVVFVGKKTAGRKWIDYEIEKAWKDGRGIFGIYVHNLRDSDGEQTEKGNNPFDHFKIGKEKLSSIVKCYDPPYKKSTNVYNHIKENIEDWIEEAIKIRNKY encoded by the coding sequence ATGGCTAAACGAATTTTTACAAGCTTTCATTACATCCCCGATAATTGGAGAGCTTCTCAAATTAGAAGTATGGGGAAAATTGAAGGTAGCAGTGTCGCTACAACTAACAAATGGGAGGAAGTTATAAATGCAGGCAACAAGGCTATTCAAAAATGGATTGATGATAATATGAATGGAAAGTCTTGTGTTGTTGTCTTTGTTGGAAAAAAAACAGCAGGCAGAAAATGGATTGACTATGAAATTGAAAAGGCATGGAAGGATGGTAGAGGAATTTTCGGAATTTATGTACACAACTTGAGAGATAGTGATGGTGAACAAACAGAAAAGGGCAATAATCCATTTGATCATTTCAAAATAGGCAAAGAAAAATTATCTTCAATTGTAAAGTGCTATGACCCACCTTACAAAAAAAGCACAAATGTATATAACCACATCAAGGAGAATATAGAAGATTGGATTGAAGAAGCAATTAAAATAAGGAATAAGTATTAA